In Roseiconus lacunae, the DNA window GCCACGTCGGTTGCGCTGACGTACAGCACGGGGATCATGCGTGGCGTCGCGGTCAGTTCAATTTTTTCGGGGCTCTCCTGTCGGTCGATCTTTTCCAAGATCATCTCGATCAACTGCATGTCAAAATCATTCGCTTGAATGAACAAGGCATTCAGTCGCAAATCGGGAACGATACTGACGCTGCCCGTCGTTGTGAGGACTGACTTGGTCGACGATTGCGATCCGCCGCCTCCGCCACCGGCAAGTCCCATGAGGCCACCGAGCATACCGCCGCCCAGTCCGCTCGATAGTGTGTCGGTCAGTCCGCCCGAGGTATCGCTTCCACCGAGGATGCTGGCGACGAGTTCTGATGCAACGTCAGCTTGGATGTACTTAAGCCAAAAGATGGTTGGCAGTTCGCTACCCGATCCCATCGGGCCAATTAGCTGACTGAGTAATTCTTCGAGTTCATCGAGAGCTTCGGTGTCATCCGAAGCGATACGGATGCCGTCGGCAGTGACCTCGATCAAAATGTCAGCCGGCGGTTTCTGTCCGGCCTGCGTAAGCTTTTGTCCGGCCTGCGTAAGCGTTTCGGAAGCTTCGGTCGCCCCTTCATTTGCTTTCGATTCGTTCTCTGCCGATACCGCATCGGCGCTTGTAGCGGCGCTTGTAGCCGGGGCTTGGGTGAGGTAATAGAATCGCCGCGAATCGAGCAACGAAGCGTCGATATCGACGGCCGGTCCCGCTTCGGGTTCGGATCTCAGTTGTTCGTCGAAACGGTCGTCGTCAGGGCGATCGATACGTCGTTCGCGAATTCCGCTCCCAGCACCGGAAGAGCCTGGGGAAACGACTCGGATGGAGTTTTCCCGTCCGGTCATTCGCCAATAGAGTTGAAGTTGACGCAAGGCATCTTCCGCTTGTGTTCCCGAGAGTGGAAGCAGGCGTACTTTTCCGCGAAGAATACCCTCGCTACTCGCACCATCAAGCTCATCGAGCAACCGCGCGACTTGGGTAATTTCGTCGGTGCTACCTCGAACCCAAAGTTTGCCGGTCGCGGGGTCCCCGTCGACTACCGGTCCGCTGGGGTTTTCCTCGGTGATGCCGAAGTACTTGTTGATCGTTAACAAGGCTTGAGCGGGATCGATGCGTTTAAGCTGGAAGACGCGGAAGTCTTCGCCGCTGCCTTCCATTTTGGCGATCACTTGGTCGATCTTGTCGTGAACGGCGGGTGTCGCGTAAGCCATGATCGACGCGGTCGAAGGTTCGATCGCGACGCGTGTGTTCGGTTCATCTTGCAGCAGAGTTTGCAGTACGTCAAACACGGCGGCGACATCGGCTACACGAACGAAATGGGTTCTAAATTCGGGCTTCGCCGTTTCGCCCATTTCGTCATCGTCGGAACCTTCGAGTGGCTGATCGGCTTTGGAAACCAAGTTTTCGAGGATGCTGACTTTCGATGGCAGCCCGGTCGCGTAGATTCGGTCACCGTAAAGGCCAACGGAGATGCGGATGTCGTCGTTGGAGTTTGCGCCCGCTTCGAGTCCAAGCAAAGGACGAGCGGTTTGCAAGATTTCTTCGGCACCACGATGAGCCAACTTGATTTCGTGAACTTCTTGGGCGCTCTGTTGGATGACTTCACGGATCGCGATCAGTTTCTCGGCGCGTTCGGTGATCTTCGCTTGGCGCGCGCTATCTAGAATAATGACGCGTCCCCAGGGACCGATCAGTTCCGGCAACTGCGTGCGGGCTTCGTCGGGCGTCATGCTGCCGAGTGGAAACACCGACGTCACGATGTCGCTTTTTCCGCGATCCTCCAAATTGCCAGGGCTGACCAATTCGGCGAGTTCGCTGATCAGCTTGTTGGCGTTTTCCATTTCCAGGTCGATCAAAAACAGCATCCGTCCCCGGCGAACCAAGGCATGGCCGCGGTCGAGCAGCAATCGATTCAATAGATCGAGCGCTTCGTTGAGTGTGTAAGTTCGAGTTCGGTCGATGAACGAGACTGTCCCCGGGGGATAGCGATCGATTTGCAGCGACAAGTCGCCTTCGGTGGCGAGCCAATCTAAG includes these proteins:
- a CDS encoding secretin N-terminal domain-containing protein, which codes for MRIPRLSSRFSAAEWANAARVAAILGVCFLPIPTFAQDASDEATASSAVEESDGNESDDAVASEATSPSDNQGGEFSRRGEDVTPDEAARILLDELNQPPQSSLRFNFTGASWNDVLDWLATEGDLSLQIDRYPPGTVSFIDRTRTYTLNEALDLLNRLLLDRGHALVRRGRMLFLIDLEMENANKLISELAELVSPGNLEDRGKSDIVTSVFPLGSMTPDEARTQLPELIGPWGRVIILDSARQAKITERAEKLIAIREVIQQSAQEVHEIKLAHRGAEEILQTARPLLGLEAGANSNDDIRISVGLYGDRIYATGLPSKVSILENLVSKADQPLEGSDDDEMGETAKPEFRTHFVRVADVAAVFDVLQTLLQDEPNTRVAIEPSTASIMAYATPAVHDKIDQVIAKMEGSGEDFRVFQLKRIDPAQALLTINKYFGITEENPSGPVVDGDPATGKLWVRGSTDEITQVARLLDELDGASSEGILRGKVRLLPLSGTQAEDALRQLQLYWRMTGRENSIRVVSPGSSGAGSGIRERRIDRPDDDRFDEQLRSEPEAGPAVDIDASLLDSRRFYYLTQAPATSAATSADAVSAENESKANEGATEASETLTQAGQKLTQAGQKPPADILIEVTADGIRIASDDTEALDELEELLSQLIGPMGSGSELPTIFWLKYIQADVASELVASILGGSDTSGGLTDTLSSGLGGGMLGGLMGLAGGGGGGSQSSTKSVLTTTGSVSIVPDLRLNALFIQANDFDMQLIEMILEKIDRQESPEKIELTATPRMIPVLYVSATDVAKIVKEVYADRMGNGDQNTGGERGGRGGGAPSPQDLIAAFRGGGRGGRGNETPTSERTKITVSADTASNSIIVTATNQDFQEILALVESLDQAGKVNEKEMVVYSLSGKVNGDKVVEALSAMLEVPTDNKSSDSSSTSSSDRGNNDRGGDNNDAAERMREALRARFGSGGGGPPGGFRGFGGGGDRGGRGGFGGFGGGRPGGDRGGRGGR